The genomic region AATATTCAGCATCAGCTTCAGGGCATCCTGATGAGTCTCGTACAGCTGTTTGGCCTGAAGGTAGCTGTCCCATGCACGAATTTTGTCCTGCCGGGCCTGCTCCAGCTCAAAAGCGGGCAGGCGGCCGGCCTGGACCAAAGGAGCCATCTTGTCATAAATCGAAAGCATCTGAAGATAATGCTCTCGGCTGTTCTTCATCTGAATCTGATAAAGAAGCAGCCGATAATACTCGGTTACAATGGAAACCAGAAAGGTTTGACGAAAACGATTGAAGTCCCGAATGGCGTACAGGGTGTTCTGCTCGGCCTGCGTCAGCGCCTCCAGAACGACCTTCCGATTCGCCCCGCGAAGAAGCGGCTGAGTAATCGCTGTCTGAAAGATTGTCTGCAACCCGCTCCGAAAATCCCCCGATAAAACATCCATATACCCGACTGACAAGCCGGACGTAATCACAGTTCCGCTTGCCAGCAGTTTGCTGATTCCCCCCTCTCCCGCAGCCCCTGCCCCCTCCCGTCCGCCTTCTCCGTCCCGATCTCCTTCTTTGGCATATCCCCCTGTTGCCCGCGCAAACGGCGTCCACTCATACAGATGCTGCACATCCCGTAAATCCAGAGCCGTCAGATAAAGCTGCTCCTTGGCCTGCTGATACTCGTGGGTATTGGTCACCGCAAGTTCCGCCGCCTTGGCCAGTGTGAGCACAGAACCGCCTTCTAATTCTTTCAGATGCTGCTGACGCATCTGCGGCGAAAAGGGCTCAATCTGATACTCCTCCGCACGGCCAAAAGATTCATCCCAGCGGTTTTCCAGAAGAGAATAAACTTTGTCATCTGTTTGTCGGCCGGCCTTTTCAGGGTTCACGGCACATCCGACAAGTCCTGCTGTCAGAAGGAGGACAAAACAAAAACCTCCGGAGATTAGGAACAAACTTTTTTTCATTTGTTTTCGGAGGCCCTTTTCCATGAAAAAGAACGGCGGTTAAATGCCCCGAATCCCCACCAATTCATTCGGAATCAGCTGCATCTCCGGATGCACCGGGATCCGAACAGGCCTTCCCCATTCCGGAATAGAGGGATTCTTCCACAATCGCTCCGGCATCAGTTCCACCATCGGCCCCATTTCTGCTACTTCGGAACGCAGCACCTTCCGAGGAGAGGACATCTTGATGATTTCGACCGGCTGATGCAGCGTGACGGAACCGCTTTGCTCCTGAGGAACCCAGGCCGTCACAAAATCGGCGGATGGAGCCGCCAGCGTAAGAATCGGCATATCCTTGCTGACGGTCTGGCCGACGGCGCAGCCGATGGAGGCAACAATCCCGTCAAAGGGAGCTTCCAGCACCACATCAAAATCAATCGCCGAAAGTTCCTCCAGACGTTTTTCCTGAAGCGCAATGGCCTTCTGAAGCGGTTCCAAAGAAAGCATCTGTTCCGAAGAAAACCGTGAAGAAGCGCGGAAGGCCTCCAGGCGACTTTGGATCGCCTCCAAATCCTGCCTGGCCTCAACCAGCTGCCGTTCATCCTGAGCAATCTGAGCCGCAAGGGCCTCCGCCTGAACCGTGACCTTCTGCAGTTCATACGGCTCAATGGCTTTTTTCGCCAGCAGGTTTTCCAAAACCTTTTTCTCTGTTTCAAGGTCTTTCAATTGAATCCTGGCCGGCTCAAGGCGGGATTGAATTTCAAGAATCAACAAGCGGGTTTTCTCTGCATCAAGAGCTACTTGATGCTCCCGATACAGCTGCTCCATTTGCTCTCGAGATTGGTCGCCGGCCAGCTGACGGAGCATTTGCTCAACCTGAATTTTCCGATATTCCAGCTCCGCCAGAACCGCTGCCTTTTCCGCTTCGACTTGGGCTCGCGTTCGTTCAATTTCTGCCGGCGGGACCAGCCGCAAAACCGCCAGCGGCTGCCCCTGATGAACCTGCTGATACAAATGTACCGGCATGGAAATCAGCCACCCGGAATCAGGCGCCGTAAAAACACATGTCTGCGCATCGGCAATTCCAACCGTCGTAAAACGGGAATTTCGATAAACAAAAAGAAAACAAACAGCCCCTACAGCCGCCAGCCACACCAGAACCGGCAGCATACCGCTCAGGACTCGTCCTGTCCTTTTCTGAAATGACATCCTGTCAGAGTTCAAGGATTTGCTCCTGAATCGCCAGACTCAGATTTTCAATTCCTTCTATCTTCCGCAGTTCGGAAAGCATCTGCTGATTCAGGGACGCTTTCCGCAAAGTTATCTGATACGCATAATCCATCCGGGAACGATCCGGCCCGCGGCTTTGAGAAGACGTCAGGACAATCGTTCGGCAAAATCGCCGAAGCACCTTAAAAAGCGGATGGTCTGCATTCAGCTCCCCCTGAAAGGTAAACCGAAGCAGCGCATTGCTCGAATGAAACGCTCCGAAATCCGCCCAGTACAGATACAGCAGCACCAGTCCGAGGACTGCCGTGCCGATGACGGCAATCGCATAGCGGCCCGACCCGCAGGCCATTCCGACCACAAGAGCGCAGAACAAAAAAGCAATGTCCCGCGTGTCCTTAATCATATTTCGAAACCGGATAATCGAAAGCGCCCCCATCAGCCCGACCGCCACCACAAAACTGCCCGCAATGGTCGTCATCACAAGAGCAACCACCATCGTAATCACAATCAAAGACTGCACAAAGGATTTGGAATACGACAGCCCGTGATGAGTAAACGAATAAATCCACGCCAGGACTTGCCCGAGTACAAAGGCCAGCAGAAGAGACAGAACAACCGTCGCCGCATCCATTCCAGCCGGAGAGGAGTAATCATTCAGCAAATGTTTCAGATTCTCCATCATTCCAAAAGCCCCTGTGAAAAGCAAGACACCGACGAAACATACTTAGACATTGACGATAAATTCAGATTAAACAGACGAATCATCTCCTCCAGCCATGCCGGATAATGATCCGTAAACTTGATTTCCAAAACCACGTACGGCAGCGGAATTGCCTGCCATCCCTGTCCGTTCAGAGTTACTTCCATCCCGAAGGGCTTCCGAAATTCCAGCTGCCGGTCAAACGTAACCCGAACTCGGTTTTGTCCTTCTCCTTCAAAAGGCTCCCGCATATATCGAACCAGCACAACCGGCTGGGCCCCAAGTGCCTGCTTGTAAAACAAAAACTGCTTCAGCGCCTGGCGGTCTTTCTCCGAACGTCCATGCAGCTCCAGCGTGCCCTCCAAGGCCGCCTGAAGCTCCGACCGTTCAATGCGAGCCCGGCTCTTGACAATCACCTTATTCACCCGCCGTTTTACTTCCAAAAACAGCGGACTTTTCGGCAAATCACTGTAAGTCCGGATTCGCAGTTTGAAACGATTGGATTTGCCGGTAAGAGTTTCCCGGCACAAACACAAATCCGGTGAATCCAGGTAGAGACTTGAAATGGGATATTGTCGGTCCGGATACATCAGCGCATATTTGTCCACCGACAAATAATGCTGAACATAATCTCGAATAGCTTGGGCCTTACTTTCGGAAATTCGATACTTCAGCTCATAACGGCAACAGGTTAAATCTGTTCCTTGCCGGCAAACCGGCTCACGTGCTCCCTCCTCTATCACCCGATGCTCTGGAAATGTTTCTGAATCCGTCAGAAGAGAATGTTCGGCTGTATCATTTGTGAGCCCGCCCTTGGCAGGGTTCCTCCTGACCGGCTCATACCCCGAACTCCCTTTTCTCCTTTTCAGAAAACCTTTGAACATCTTTTTGAATCAGCCGGAATAATTTGTTTTACGAAACAAATCAAATTCGGATAAATTTTGTCATCATCCCTTTAAGTCTCTGCCGCACCCCGCCTATCGAATGCAAGAAGAACCGCCCCTCTTGTAAAAAAATTTTAATTTAATTCTAACTGAATTATAACAGAAACCTCAAAAATGTCAACTTTTAATAGGAAGAATATTATAGAATAAAAGGATGGTGTTTAAAAGTAATTTCCCGAATAAAAATGTCGTGTACCTTCCATGAATACGGATATTCAAAAATCATCCCTTATAAAGAAAAAAAGCCGGTCTTATCGGACCGACTTTGCTCTTCAATGGCGGGGGGAGGATTCGAACCTCCGACCTCCGGGTTATGAGCCCGACGAGCTACCAGACTGCTCTACCCCGCGATCAAATTTTATCTCCTATACCACAGTTTCCGGCGTTGTGCAACCGCTCATCCAATTATTTTTCGAGCATCCGGCGGATTTGTTCGGCTATCTGATCGGCCTTTCCTTCCGGATAGGAATACGACGGCCAGTTCCGAAACAGCCCATCCCCCGTCTTTCTGGGAATAATGTGAAAATGCAGATGCTCAACAATCTGTCCGGCCGCTCGGCCGTTATTGCAAAGGACATTGTATCCATCCGCTTTCATTGCCTTTTGGACGGCCCCGGCCGTCCGAGACAAAACAGCCGCCAGACTCGATAGCGTCTGAGCCGGGCATTCATCCAGTCGGCAGTAATGCCGCCTGGGGATTACCAGCGTATGCCCATCTGATACCGGACCAATATCCAGAAAAGCCAGAACCTCCTCGTTTTCGAATATTTTCGCAGAGGGAATCTTCCCTGCGGCTATTCGGCAAAAAACACATTCGTCCATTTGAATCCTCCCGCCTGTACCGACAAAAAAAGCGGACGCAGTGCCGCCGCCCGCTTTGGAAAATCCGTTTAGGACTTCTTGGAGGTCTTTTCCGGTTCCGATTTGCCCTGCTCAACCAATTGAAGCAGAACCAGACGTCCGTTGTCGCCGAGCCGGTGCTTGGGCAGGCGAATGATTCGCGTATAGCCGCCCGGCCGGTCCAGAAAACGGGGCCCGATGTCGCTGAAAAGCTTGCCAATTACGGTGCCGACCTTGACCATTCGGCCGTCCTCTTCCTTGTAAATCGCCCGGTCATTCAGCAAACGAAGCGCCTGCCGACGAGCGTGAAGATTTCCCTTCTTGGCCAGCGTAATCAGCTTCTCGGCAAATCCGCGGACCTCTTTGGCCTTCTCCAGCGTCGTCGAAATCGTTTCATGCTCAAACAGCGAAGCCGCCAGATTCCGACGCAAGGCCAGTCGATGTTCGCTGGTTCTCCCCAATTGTCTTCCTGCTATCCGATGACGCATATTCAATCACCTCAATTCTATCTTCGTTTCCCGCTTTCTTTCAGACCCCGGTCATTCCCAGGGACAATCCGAGTTCCGCCAGCTTCCGCTTGACTTCATGCAGACTGGTTTTCCCGAAACTGCGAATCTTCAGCAGGTCCGCTTCGGTCATTTTCACCAGCTGGCCGACGGTCTGAATATTGTTCGATTCCAGACAATTGCTCGAGCGGACCGTCAGTTCCAGCTGCTCAATCGGCATCGCCAGTTTGGCCGCCAATTCCTCATTGACTGCCTTGGACGGCTGCGGTTCGGCCTGGACAGTTTCTTCCACCGTCTCCTTGCCCAGCTGATCATACTGAACAATCGGATTGATGTACTTGCGGAGAATCTTGCCTGCTTCCACCAGAGCCATCTCCGGCGTAACGGTTCCGTCCGTCCAGATTTCCAGAATCAGCTTGTCATAGTTGGTCCGCTGGCCGACACGCGTATCCTCTGTCTTATAACGCACCCGCAGAACCGGCGAATAAATCGCATCTACCTCAATCCGGCCGATTTCCTGCTCTGCCCGGTCAACCGTGGCGATACGCTCAGAAGCCGGCGAATACCCGCGGCCGTTTCCCACAACCATTTCCATTTCAAAATGCACGTTTTCCGTCAGCGTCGCCAGAACCAAATCTTTGTTGATGACTTCAATCGCCGGGTCGCATTCAATCATCCTCGCCGTCACCGGACCGGCCTGGTTCGCCTGCACCTTCATCGTCCGCCGCTGGTCCCCCTGCATCCGAACGACCAGACGCTTGACATTCAAAACAATATCCGTCACGTCCTCCATCACACCCGGGATAGACGTAAATTCGTGCGTAACATTCTGAATCTTGATGGATTCAACAGCACTGCCCTCCAGCGAGGAAAGCAGAATCCGGCGAAGACTGTTCCCAATCGTCGTACCGAACCCCCGCTCAAACGGCTCGATAATAAACCGACCGTACCGATCCGTGGACACGTCTGTGTCCTTCTGCACCCGCGTCGGCAGTTCCAAACCTCTCCAGGTAATTCTCATACAATGGCCTCCAGCAGCAGGCGAATGTTCTCAGTGTTTTTCTTCGGGCCGAAAGGAGAAGAAATCCACTCTCTGGAATTCGCCCGGTTTTCGAAAGGGTCTTTATTTTGAACAGAACTCCACAACCAAATGTTCTTCAATCGCCAATTGGACATCCTCACGCGAAGGCAAAGCCACCACCGTCGCCGCCGGCTTGGAGGCATCCAGCTGAAGCCAGCCCTGAACCTGAAAATTCGGATTGGCCTCCAGCTGGGCCTTGACCAGCTTGCGGGTCCGTTCTGAGTTTTTCAGGGTAATCTTGTCGCCGATATTGACCAGCCGATCCGGAATATCCACCCGTCGGCCGTTCAGATAAATATGCCCATGCGCAATCAGCTGCCGGGCCGCCCTGCGGGAGGGCGCAAAATTCAATTTAAATACCACATTATCCAAACGCCGTTCGAGAAGCTCCAGCAGCGTACGTCCCGTATTGCCCTTCCGGCGGGCGGCCTCGCGGAAAATGCTCATAAACTGCTTTTCCATCAGCCCGTAATAGCGCTTCACCTTCTGCTTTTCCCGAAGCCGAACCCCGTAATCGCTGTAGCGGCCTCTCCGCCAGCCGTGCATCCCGGGAGCCATGCTTTTCTCCCGCCGTTCAATCGCACACTTGGCGGTCTCGCACCGCGTGCCTTTCAGCATCAGCTTCATTCCTTCTCGCCGGCATAACCGACATGTAGGTTCAAGATAACGTGCCATATTCTGCCAACTTCCTCTATGTAAGGTTCAAAGTCTTTTTCAATGCC from Anaerohalosphaeraceae bacterium harbors:
- the rplQ gene encoding 50S ribosomal protein L17 — translated: MRHRIAGRQLGRTSEHRLALRRNLAASLFEHETISTTLEKAKEVRGFAEKLITLAKKGNLHARRQALRLLNDRAIYKEEDGRMVKVGTVIGKLFSDIGPRFLDRPGGYTRIIRLPKHRLGDNGRLVLLQLVEQGKSEPEKTSKKS
- a CDS encoding HIT family protein; amino-acid sequence: MDECVFCRIAAGKIPSAKIFENEEVLAFLDIGPVSDGHTLVIPRRHYCRLDECPAQTLSSLAAVLSRTAGAVQKAMKADGYNVLCNNGRAAGQIVEHLHFHIIPRKTGDGLFRNWPSYSYPEGKADQIAEQIRRMLEK
- a CDS encoding DUF4956 domain-containing protein, translated to MMENLKHLLNDYSSPAGMDAATVVLSLLLAFVLGQVLAWIYSFTHHGLSYSKSFVQSLIVITMVVALVMTTIAGSFVVAVGLMGALSIIRFRNMIKDTRDIAFLFCALVVGMACGSGRYAIAVIGTAVLGLVLLYLYWADFGAFHSSNALLRFTFQGELNADHPLFKVLRRFCRTIVLTSSQSRGPDRSRMDYAYQITLRKASLNQQMLSELRKIEGIENLSLAIQEQILEL
- a CDS encoding DNA-directed RNA polymerase subunit alpha; the protein is MRITWRGLELPTRVQKDTDVSTDRYGRFIIEPFERGFGTTIGNSLRRILLSSLEGSAVESIKIQNVTHEFTSIPGVMEDVTDIVLNVKRLVVRMQGDQRRTMKVQANQAGPVTARMIECDPAIEVINKDLVLATLTENVHFEMEMVVGNGRGYSPASERIATVDRAEQEIGRIEVDAIYSPVLRVRYKTEDTRVGQRTNYDKLILEIWTDGTVTPEMALVEAGKILRKYINPIVQYDQLGKETVEETVQAEPQPSKAVNEELAAKLAMPIEQLELTVRSSNCLESNNIQTVGQLVKMTEADLLKIRSFGKTSLHEVKRKLAELGLSLGMTGV
- the rpsD gene encoding 30S ribosomal protein S4, whose protein sequence is MARYLEPTCRLCRREGMKLMLKGTRCETAKCAIERREKSMAPGMHGWRRGRYSDYGVRLREKQKVKRYYGLMEKQFMSIFREAARRKGNTGRTLLELLERRLDNVVFKLNFAPSRRAARQLIAHGHIYLNGRRVDIPDRLVNIGDKITLKNSERTRKLVKAQLEANPNFQVQGWLQLDASKPAATVVALPSREDVQLAIEEHLVVEFCSK
- a CDS encoding TolC family protein gives rise to the protein MNPEKAGRQTDDKVYSLLENRWDESFGRAEEYQIEPFSPQMRQQHLKELEGGSVLTLAKAAELAVTNTHEYQQAKEQLYLTALDLRDVQHLYEWTPFARATGGYAKEGDRDGEGGREGAGAAGEGGISKLLASGTVITSGLSVGYMDVLSGDFRSGLQTIFQTAITQPLLRGANRKVVLEALTQAEQNTLYAIRDFNRFRQTFLVSIVTEYYRLLLYQIQMKNSREHYLQMLSIYDKMAPLVQAGRLPAFELEQARQDKIRAWDSYLQAKQLYETHQDALKLMLNIPQETAVEPDENEWAALEEGLKELPFTEEQAVEAALNQRLDLANAYDRTLDAQRHVETAADALKADLTFVGLYSPANDGNRRYAFGAEPGDLQRVRDRYEATLRLDLPLDREMEKNNYKRALIALAQQQRNHQKLTDQIVLEVRKAYRDCQKARERYQVQKEAWQLARERLDKTLDLMQAARANSRDVLDAQKDYYQARQAFAESVFTYSTALLEMYRDTGMLWVKSKGEWEIRTASSGGAEQ
- a CDS encoding polyphosphate polymerase domain-containing protein codes for the protein MIEEGAREPVCRQGTDLTCCRYELKYRISESKAQAIRDYVQHYLSVDKYALMYPDRQYPISSLYLDSPDLCLCRETLTGKSNRFKLRIRTYSDLPKSPLFLEVKRRVNKVIVKSRARIERSELQAALEGTLELHGRSEKDRQALKQFLFYKQALGAQPVVLVRYMREPFEGEGQNRVRVTFDRQLEFRKPFGMEVTLNGQGWQAIPLPYVVLEIKFTDHYPAWLEEMIRLFNLNLSSMSKYVSSVSCFSQGLLE
- a CDS encoding HlyD family efflux transporter periplasmic adaptor subunit, producing MLPVLVWLAAVGAVCFLFVYRNSRFTTVGIADAQTCVFTAPDSGWLISMPVHLYQQVHQGQPLAVLRLVPPAEIERTRAQVEAEKAAVLAELEYRKIQVEQMLRQLAGDQSREQMEQLYREHQVALDAEKTRLLILEIQSRLEPARIQLKDLETEKKVLENLLAKKAIEPYELQKVTVQAEALAAQIAQDERQLVEARQDLEAIQSRLEAFRASSRFSSEQMLSLEPLQKAIALQEKRLEELSAIDFDVVLEAPFDGIVASIGCAVGQTVSKDMPILTLAAPSADFVTAWVPQEQSGSVTLHQPVEIIKMSSPRKVLRSEVAEMGPMVELMPERLWKNPSIPEWGRPVRIPVHPEMQLIPNELVGIRGI